ttttttaatttatacacaaatccaagaattgcacaagcgaaatgccaaaatgcctcacatctcttgcTAAATGAAGCTCTGCATTCAAAATATGACAAatacatctcaaaagcaaacatttgcaaacaccttaACATTAATTCCTGTTAGATTTTGTATGTTACATAGAGAActatgtgttgtgttttgcacaaagtgttttatgtaatttaaaactgaataaaaaactgAGTCAAAAAACAAGAATTAGTGTCTGGATTTTCAAGATTTGGTGTGTGATTCTGCTGTCTGAGTGTCAGTTTTCAGAAATTGTTTGACAAGTAATGATTTTGTGAGtaacctgttgaaaaaaaaacggtAATTAATTTTTCCAATAGGCTAGTTATTaatttctctctcgctctgcttCTAAACATTATCTTCTAAACATGATCTGAGCCTCGTCTTCTATCATGTCTTGTTAATTCAGACTGAACAGCTGGCACTACTACAATACTATAAATAAAAGCTTCATGCATTTGTTTGTATATTCTTATCCTTAATATAGCTCTATTGTCAGTATTACCAaccaactacattttaaaattgattttttttttaatgtgataaatgttaatttaaatcacgcaacaacaaaaataagaaaaacgaTTACATACAGTAGGATGGATGTTAATAACAACCCATAGCCACAAGATGTCACCACTATCCAtctcatagatagatagatagatagatagatagatagatagatagatagatagatagatagatagatagatagatagatagatagatagatagatagatagatagatagacgtgttttgatttgttttctgaaaatagaATTTCCAAATTCCCGTTCCCTCATTCTTCCATACCATAACTTCTCAcccaaataaaaacttttttaaaaaatgctcTTATGTTTTCAAATGACTGATGGCATATGGTGTTGACATCGGTCTCGAGCGATGCAATTGGTCTGAAGACCTCGTGACGGGAGAGTAGTAGAGGAATCTGTTTCAAGACCCCCGAAATCCCTCCTCCTTCTCGTGCTTCCTTCAAAGTCAGCGAGAGGCAGCCCAGGGGAAACTTGAAACAGTCTGACGGACAAGGGGGGAAAAGTCACGCAGTCGCTCCTGCGCGCAACAGATATTCCTCACAAAGTATGCGATTTACACTAGCTCGCGAGACTTTTTGTTTTCGATTAGCAAATAAAATGTCCCCGAGAGCGTAGTTTGTGGACTCCCGTTGTGTTCAGTGAAAGTTAGGCGGAACTTTGCGGGACAATGCAGGCGAGTGGAagtttgtgtctgtttttgaCACTGATGTTGCAGTGCTGTTTCGTGTCGTCTGGACATTTTCAGGGGGACAGTGGTGGGATAGCCTTTCCCGACCACGGCTTCTGTCAGCCCATAACCATCCCCCTGTGCACGGACATCGCTTATAATCAAACCATTATGCCTAATCTGGTCGGACACTACAACCAAGAGGATGCTGGGCTGGAGGTCCACCAGTTTTACCCACTGGTCAAGGTACAGTGCTCACCCGAACTCAAGTTCTTCCTGTGCTCCATGTATGCACCAGTGTGCACGGTTTTGGAGAAAGCCATCCCACCGTGCCGCTCCATTTGCGAGAGGGCAAAGCACGGCTGTGAGGCCCTCATGAACAAGTTCGGCTTCCAGTGGCCAGAGCGGCTGAGATGTGAACATTTCCCCGTGCTGGGAGACGGACACATCTGTGTGGGCCAGAACGACTCCGTGGCTACAGTGTCGCCCGTTCACATGCCCGTCCCAGGAACGCCCGGCATTCAGCTGTACTCCTCACCGGACAAACCGTTCCGCTGCCCGTCAGTGCTCAAAGTGCCTTCCTACCTCAGTTATAAGTTCCTGGGCGAGCCGGATTGCGGTGCTCCATGTGAGTCCTCCAGAACACATGGGGCTTATATGTTCTTCACGGACCAGGAGATTGAATTTGCACGGATTTGGATCCTCATCTGGTCCTCCCTCTGCTGTGCATCCACATTATTCACCGTTACCACATATTTAGTGGACATGCAGCGTTTTAAATACCCAGAACGTCCTATTATTTTCTTGTCCGGCTGCTATACCATGGTTTCCATTGCGTATATCGCTGGTTACTTTCTTGGGGACAAAGTCGTGTGCAACGAGAGTTTTTTTCCCGACAGCTATAAAACCATTGTTCAAGGTACGAAGAAAGAAGGGTGTACGATTTTGTTCATGATGCTGTATTTCTTCAGTATGGCGTCTTCGATTTGGTGGGTCATCCTGTCTCTCACCTGGTTCCTGGCGGCTGGGATGAAATGGGGCCATGAGGCTATTGAAGCCAATTCACAGTACTTTCACTTGGCCGCTTGGGCCGTTCCGGCTGTAAAGACTATTAGCATCCTGGCCATGGGGCAAATCGATGGAGACATGTTAAGTGGCGTCTGCTTTGTGGGCCTGAACAATCTGGATCCCTTGAGGGGCTTCGTGTTGGCCCCTCTCTTCATCTACCTCTTCATTGGCACCTCATTCTTGCTGGCCGGCTTCGTGTCCCTGTTTCGCATCCGCACCATCATGAAGCATGACGGCACCAAGACCGAGAAGCTGGAGCGCTTGATGGTCCGTATTGGTGTGTTTTCGGTTCTCTACACCGTCCCGGCCACCATCGTCATCGCTTGCTTTTTTTATGAGCAGGCCTTCAGGCAACACTGGGAGAAGAGCTGGATCAGTACGAACTGCAAGAGCCTGGCTATCCCCTGCCCCATGCATACTGCTCCTCACATGACCCCCGACTTCACCGTCTTCATGATCAAGTACCTCATGACTCTCATTGTAGGGATCACTTCGGGATTCTGGATCTGGTCGGGGAAGACGCTGCAATCTTGGAAGGAAATTCTACACACGATTGACCAGTGGCGGACAAGGGGAGACCACCGTTTGAAACGGGAAATCGAGGTCCACATTTTCAGCCAATAATGATTTTAGAACTACAAAAACACAGTAAAGTGCCTTCGATtgtcagtattttaaaataaagcagttaCACTTATTATGAGACTTCAATTCAAGTGGTAAGAGAAATGGGACATAAACCACTTGACTTCCCCAAACAAACATGGCCAATTTGTTACCAAGTGCAGAAATGTTTTCCTCCCCCATTCTGTTGCCCCCCTGTTTTTTCTCATAAGCTCCTGGCCATAAAAACTCAACTTGGAAAGTGAGATACCAGCTGGGAATTCAACAAACGAGAGCCATGGGGGGAGGAGAAGCTCAAAACTTGCTATCTATTATACGACAGGCAGTTGtgctaaatgtaattaaaacattgtacataatatttgtaaaaaatctgtatttcaacattattatatatttgtatttaagcaAATATACTACTCTGTAGTATCTAGTCTCGCTTTCATATCTTCTGTACTCATGTTTGCTCTGTTTCAAATTAAAGTTGTTGTAAATAATACCCCTattctttttaatctttatttagcTCAGAAGTGAAAGGAGAACAGTTTTCATATTTGTTGTGGATTTAAAGTAgttgttcacctaaaaataaatattctgtcatttgctcaccctcatgttgtttcaagcgAGTACGTTTTTTTAAGATTATCAGTAAGATTAAAGAATATTTTGTAGAAagataaaaaaaggttttgtccTTAAAATGAAAGTTAGTGAAGTCTAATGTTGTTTTTGACATTCATTGtatggattaaaaataaaaaagttattcaaAATGTCTCTTTATGTGTATGTTCCACAGAATGAAAGTCATAGGTGTGGATCAACACAAGGGCgagtaaataatataattttaatttctggattaattgttttttttcataaaagcaaCTGCAATAATTCGGTTATTCAAATATGTAATCCATATGTCTGTAATTGACTGTTCTTCATACTTCTACCAGGTCTTAAGACTGTTTTTCCACAAACACTACTCAAGAGTTGCAGAGCAATGGCTGTAtgtgagtcagagagagagagagagcagcattttttttcttcttttgattgTAGTGTGAAACAGGCAGCCGTTGAGGAGCAAATGGTTCTCGCATGGTCCTGAGAGCTGAGGCATGCAGGGAAAAAATGAAAAGCACATGAtgaaatgattgtgtgtgtgtgtgtgtgtgtgtgtcacaaacCAGCCCGCTTCACTGAAATGGTGGAGTGCATAGTCTGTTAGTAATCAGTACAAAACTTTTTCTAAGGTGCAGTTTTTTTACTCCACTAACTTTGTCTGAATCCATGTAAGGCTGATTGATTTTCATGTCTGCTTTGCTTTGGCCTGTGAGTGTATGTTTGTGAGCTCAGGTTTCTAATCTAATGCATGCCCCTGGGCAGCCAATTTCATGCTCTGCCCCTCATACAATGTTTGCCTTCTCCCTTTATGCCAAATCTTTCTCATTTAACATGCACCACTTTCCGTGTGTGTATTACTTCATACCCCGTTTTTTTTCACCACTGTGTTTAACATTTAGATCAAACCTATTGGGGGAagtgtatataatattttctttaaatgtttaatgctcATTAGAGAGGTTTGTTATGTTCaccaaagcttcatttatttgatcaaaaagtacagtataataattcatattgtgaaatatgatttaaagtatctattttctatttgaaaatatttgactgtgttcatgtgatggcaaagctgaattttcagcagccattactccagtcttcagtgtcacatgatccttcagaaaataatATGCTAACTGGTGCTCAAAAAACTTTTCTTAGTATTCTTAGTATTTCTTAATAGTCATGctcctttatatttttgtgtaagcATGATATATTTTCTCTGGATTATTTAATGAACAGAATGTATTTCCAATCAaattcttttgtaaaattataaatgtcttttactactttagattaatttaatacatcctagacatagctgaataaaaatattcatttattttcaaagataaaaaataaaattctttttaaaatggttttaaatgcagcctttacataagatatacatttacatttattcaattaatagacgctttcatccaaagcaacttacagttggGGAAAACATCAAGCGATTCATCTTAAAGAGGCAaatagacacaggaagtgctcataaTCCCAAGTTTCaagcattgttcaaataagtacaaactagacagagaaagatgggaatatataatatatatatatattatatatatatatttacaggcgctggtcatataattagaatatcatcaaaaagtgaaacttgtatattatgttcattcattacaaacagactgatatatttcaaatgtttatttcttttcattttgatgattataactgacaactaaggaaaatcccaaattcattatctcagaaaatgtgaatattgtgaaaaggttcaatattgaagacacctggtgccacactctaatcagctaattaactcaagacacctgcaaaggcctttaaattgtCTCTCCATATAGTTCTGTGACTACACAGTCATGGGGAAGACAGTTGACagttgacagttgtccaaaagacaaccattgacaccttgcacaaggagggcaagacacaaaaggtcattgcaaataGGCTGGCTGTTTACATTAAAAgtgaggcgaagggaaggaaaagatgtggtagaaaaaagtgtacaagcaaccacaccctggagaggattgtgaaacaaaacccattcaaaaatgtgggggagattcacaaagagtggactgcagctggagtcagtgcttcaagaaccactacacacagacgtatgcaagacgtgggtttcagctgttgcattccttgtgtcaagacactcttgaacaacagacagcgtcagtaGCGtttcgcttcaaaaaggactgaactgctgctgagtggtccaaaattatgttctctgatgaaagtaaattttcaAATCAGGGtctcagagtctggaggaagagaggagaggcacacaatccatgttgcttgaggtccagtgtaaagtttccacagtcagtgatggtttggggtgccatgtcatctgctggtgttggtccactgtgttttctgaggtccaaggtcaacgcagccgtataccaggaagttttagagcacttcatgcttcctgctgctgaccaactttatggagatgaagatttcattttccaataggacttggcacctgcacacaatgccaaagcttccagtatctgatttaaggaccatggtatccctgttcttaattggccagcaaaatctatggggtattgtgaagaggaagatgcgatatgccagacccaagaatgcagaagagctgaaggccccagagcaacctgggctctcataactcctgagcagtgccacagactgatcgactccatgccacgctgcattgctgcagtaattcaggcaaaaggagcccccaATTAAGTATTTAGTGCTGTAGATGCTCATACTTttaatgttcatacttttcagttggccaagatttctaaaaatcctttctttgtattggtcttaagtaatattctaattttctgagatactgaatttgggattttccttagttgtcagttataatcatcaaaatgaaaagaaataaacatttgaaatacatcagtCTATGTgttatgaatgaatataatatacaaggttcactttttgaatggaattagtgaaatcaactttttgatgatattcaaattatataaccagcgcctgtatatatatatatatatatatatatatatatataaattttttttttttttttttttttttttgtgccaggAACAGTGAATGGGAATGTTCTGGAAAAAGTGATTTTATGCCTCTTTGTGATGGTACTCGTGGCACCATCACAAAGACTGGCTGTTCTATATGTAAGCATTggtgtcttgaacttgatgcaagcTGTAACCAACAGccagataaagagaggtgtgatGTGTGCCCTTTTGGGCTCGTTGAAGTCCAGTTGtgccgctgcattctgaatcatttgtgaaGGTTTGactgtgcttgatggaagtccagccagaagaacattgcagtagtccagcctagaaatgaaaaGGGCCTGGACCAGAAGTTGTGCACCATGCTCCTTTGAGAAGGGcttgatctttctgatgttgtgcaatgcaagaTCTAGGGGTTTTTGCAATGTAGTctttgagagacagagagacagctggccatcaaagattacaccaagatttctgactgaaCTTGACAGGCTAATTgttaatgaacattattaatgaaCATTAATGAACAGTAAAGTCATGCTGTAGATCATGGcaagacaagaagctcagtctttgaGGAACCCTAGTGaccagttgatgtgctttggatacctccccAGCCCAAGCCACCCTGAAAGAGATGATTCAAACCAAGgaagtggaatccctgtgatgcTGGTGGACCGAAGCAGAAAGATCCAGCAGAATAGAAACTGATGGTttggaatcagcttttgcaatccGCAGGGCTTCAGTGATGGACCGTAgcgcagtctcagttgaatggccACTTCTGAAACCTGACTGCTTAGGATCCAGTTGGTTGTTCTGTGTAAGAAATAATGATACCTGGTTAAAACAACTTGTTTGAGTGTTTTTGCTATGAAAGGAAGGAGGAAGACAGGTCTGTTAGCTATCTGTAAGTGAAGTGTTAATGTAGGTTTTTTGAGgggttacccgagcctgcttgaatgcagtGGAGAAAGTGCCTGTGAGGAGAggatgtgttgatgatgatgTGTGAGTGCTGGTAAAAGTGTAGGAGAGATTGCTTGGAGAAGGTGCAGGGATTGGGTCTAGAGGGCATGTTGTAAGATGGCTGGAGAGGAGAAGTTTGGATACTTCTACCTCAGTGTGGGGACGGAAGGAGAAGGGGGAAGTTTAAAGGCGTGGGTGCGGCTGGTTTAGTCCTGTTCTCAGCAGATGCTTGCTTACTAAAGCAACTAAGTATAACTTGTAAATCACACCGGCTGAGAAGGCACAAGTAATGTTATGCTTAAGCCTAAAAATCCAGTAAGAATCCCAAAATAACTGCAAATACATTTTCCTCTCTCAACATTATCTTCTAATCATCTGTGTTCTGAATGAATAAATAGTCATTAtgatactgtactgtacatacagtccATGCTCAGGACATTTATAATGCTGGTGGCTgaggtgatttttctttttctgttttttatatttttgtgtgttcaaATGAGCATTTAGCTGGCTTGTTTCACAATCCTTTGGTGTCTgcaaaaaaatgtactttaaataatTGATTCTCAGCTGGTTTTGCATAAGAACCCAGGCTTTATGATTGACAATCAAATGGCAACCAAACCAAAACTGTTTAACAAAAGTTAATTGAGTAACAAAAGTGTCCTAAAAATCTAACTTTGACGTTTATTTATATCCTTTCTGTAATGCAGCTAACAAttcaccacacaaaacacaatgtAGTCTGCATAAACTATGTTTAGTCACAGCCCACAAGCTGACAACCACTGCTTTGCACATACACGCTCTCCATTACAtctgttaaacacacacataagtaGTGTAAGTAGCCAAGCTGATGGAGGATACAGATACCTCAAAAAGTACAAGGGCGAACTAAAGCCTGTGCGTTAATGGAAAatgttgtgtgtatgtatatttatgaGTGATAACAGTAAAATGATATGTCCTCTCCTACAGAATAATCTCACCAAACATGTAGCCAAGTCAAATTGTCATACGGTGCACAAACACTCGCAAAGCTGGAATCCCCCGAAAGATATAGACCAGTAATTCAACTCCCCTGGAGATGATGTCATGACACAGATGAAGGGAAAGGAGAGTAGATCCACCCTACAATCTCAAGAAGTACAGAAACTTCCAtcaatttcttgtttgttttttcacctataaaaatatcaaaaataggatttttttttttatttacttaccgATTGATTTAACTTCATTTATATGGTGAAAgaatatatttgaaatgaaaGTTTATATTCCTTAGcccattacattttaaaaagtagctTACATTTGTTGCCTTAATAATagttaccaaataaataaacaaattaattattcaccctcaggttattccaaatctgtatgagtttcttttttctgttgaacacaaaagaggatattttgaagaatattgataATCAAACATTTGATGGTccacattgacttccatagtatggaaaaaatatactgtggaagtcagtggagaccatattttttttttcttctctttctttcttcaaaatatctacttctgtgttcaacagaagaaataaacttatacagggttaaaaaaaaaacttgagggtgagtaaatgatgacaggatattaatttttgggtgaactgtccctttaaatagcAATTTTTTACATAACTTCTTTTGTTGGTATAAACTGATACATTTCGGTTGATTTAGTGACAGTAACTTTTTAGTGTAGGCATGTTGTTTTAAAGCATAAACTTTTGTTAGAATTTTGcttaacagaaaaaaacagcttgtcaatgaataaaaacaataaaaagtactTAATAGAGTACAATAAAAAGTCTAACACTATAAGTATACATTAGAGaccaaatgtaattttaatgcttttctcTCAATTTTGATAATCAGCATTAATAATTATACATACCTTTAATTGAAGTCTCTATGAGTAAGAGCATACAATGCCGAAACTCACCTCAATTAAACATTTAGCCTCCTCTAAATCAtagatttcctttttttatttgctgACTTTTCAGAAAATCTCTGAGATATTTTTTATACTGTTGACAGCTCAATCTTGCTTTCAAATCTGAGCAGAAGATATTCATATCTCTCTAAAGATACTCCTGGAGAGTCTGTCATCACTCTCATTCTTCTTGTGGCAGATGCCTTGATCCCTCAGGGGAGACGAGAGAGATGGT
Above is a genomic segment from Carassius auratus strain Wakin unplaced genomic scaffold, ASM336829v1 scaf_tig00024521, whole genome shotgun sequence containing:
- the LOC113078181 gene encoding LOW QUALITY PROTEIN: frizzled-2-like (The sequence of the model RefSeq protein was modified relative to this genomic sequence to represent the inferred CDS: deleted 1 base in 1 codon), with the protein product MQASGSLCLFLTLMLQCCFVSSGHFQGDSGGIAFPDHGFCQPITIPLCTDIAYNQTIMPNLVGHYNQEDAGLEVHQFYPLVKVQCSPELKFFLCSMYAPVCTVLEKAIPPCRSICERAKHGCEALMNKFGFQWPERLRCEHFPVLGDGHICVGQNDSVATVSPVHMPVPGTPGIQLYSSPDKPFRCPSVLKVPSYLSYKFLGEPDCGAPCESSRTHGAYMFFTDQEIEFARIWILIWSSLCCASTLFTVTTYLVDMQRFKYPERPIIFLSGCYTMVSIAYIAGYFLGDKVVCNESFFPDSYKTIVQGTKKEGCTILFMMLYFFSMASSIWWVILSLTWFLAAGMKWGHEAIEANSQYFHLAAWAVPAVKTISILAMGQIDGDMLSGVCFVGLNNLDPLRGFVLAPLFIYLFIGTSFLLAGFVSLFRIRTIMKHDGTKTEKLERLMVRIGVFSVLYTVPATIVIACFFYEQAFRQHWEKSWISTNCKSLAIPCPMHTAPHMTPDFTVFMIKYLMTLIVGITSGFWIWSGKTLQSWRKFYTRLTSGGQGETTV